From Lysinibacillus sp. SGAir0095, the proteins below share one genomic window:
- a CDS encoding carbon-nitrogen family hydrolase, producing MKIGCIQMNVGFGKVDENFERAEQLIREAASEGAEIVILPEMWNTGYALEKLGELADKNGARSQEFFQGLSSELGIHIVGGSVATEKDGKFYNTMYVYNNEGKLVSEYSKVHLFRLMNEDQYLESGNEMNRFALGEIEAGGVICYDIRFPEWLRAHALAGANVLFVSAQWPTPRIDHWKTLLQARAIENQCFVIAVNRISRKVENFNGQSMIIEPWGEVLWTGSENEELAVIDVDFSKVGEIRSRIPVYDDRRPGLYGGVVEE from the coding sequence ATGAAAATCGGATGTATCCAGATGAATGTAGGGTTCGGTAAGGTGGACGAAAATTTCGAGCGTGCGGAACAATTAATCCGTGAAGCAGCAAGCGAAGGAGCGGAAATTGTTATCTTACCAGAAATGTGGAATACAGGGTATGCACTTGAAAAACTAGGGGAACTGGCAGACAAAAACGGGGCCCGTTCTCAAGAATTCTTTCAAGGTTTATCGAGTGAACTAGGCATACATATTGTCGGAGGGTCTGTAGCTACAGAAAAAGACGGTAAATTCTACAATACAATGTATGTATATAATAATGAAGGAAAGCTAGTTAGCGAGTATAGTAAAGTTCATTTATTCAGATTAATGAACGAAGATCAGTATTTAGAATCAGGCAACGAAATGAATCGTTTCGCTTTAGGGGAAATCGAAGCAGGAGGGGTAATTTGTTATGATATTCGTTTCCCGGAATGGCTTAGAGCACACGCATTAGCTGGGGCAAATGTGTTATTTGTTTCTGCTCAGTGGCCAACACCGCGTATTGACCACTGGAAAACATTATTACAAGCTCGTGCAATCGAAAATCAATGCTTCGTGATTGCGGTCAACCGCATTTCACGCAAAGTTGAAAACTTCAACGGCCAATCAATGATTATTGAACCTTGGGGTGAAGTACTTTGGACAGGCTCCGAAAATGAAGAACTGGCTGTCATTGATGTTGATTTCTCAAAAGTGGGAGAAATCCGAAGTCGGATTCCAGTCTATGACGATCGTCGCCCGGGTCTTTATGGTGGGGTAGTAGAAGAATAA
- a CDS encoding DUF421 domain-containing protein: MYVGIAIKFLVALVCIVIVIRIIGQKELSQTTPIDLVFMLILADIIGGMIHGKEFNFSHIIFFVIIWGFFMWGAERLTQKKNFERWIDGKPEIIIKNGTVNSQLMKKENLTMQELETQLRKQGVFNIQEVRLGILEIDGSISVDLSRKDCERN; the protein is encoded by the coding sequence ATGTATGTTGGCATAGCAATTAAATTTTTAGTTGCCCTAGTATGCATAGTGATCGTCATTCGTATTATAGGTCAAAAAGAGTTATCACAAACCACACCAATTGACTTAGTCTTTATGCTAATTTTAGCGGATATTATTGGTGGAATGATTCATGGGAAAGAATTTAACTTTTCACATATTATTTTTTTCGTAATCATTTGGGGATTTTTTATGTGGGGTGCTGAAAGGCTAACGCAAAAGAAAAATTTCGAGCGCTGGATAGATGGAAAGCCCGAGATTATTATAAAAAATGGTACTGTGAATTCACAGTTAATGAAAAAAGAAAACCTAACAATGCAAGAATTAGAAACGCAGTTAAGAAAACAAGGCGTCTTTAATATTCAAGAGGTGAGATTAGGAATTCTTGAAATTGACGGAAGTATTTCAGTCGATTTGTCTAGGAAGGATTGTGAAAGAAATTAA
- a CDS encoding isochorismatase family cysteine hydrolase: protein MPNQALIIVDMSNDFVADNGSLTAGQPAQEVVPYIVEQANEFLKNDQVVVVAMDAHEENDAHFELWPAHNVAGTKGQELYGDLLAWFKEHEAHPNVIYQPKTNYNAFFNTNLAEKLKDLGVQKVHVVGVCTDICDFLTVAGADAEGFTTAIHKRGVATFTDLGDTFINHMKTCFFTEIIE, encoded by the coding sequence ATGCCAAATCAAGCCTTAATCATTGTCGACATGAGCAACGATTTTGTTGCAGATAATGGAAGTTTGACGGCGGGGCAACCTGCGCAAGAAGTTGTGCCGTATATTGTCGAGCAGGCGAATGAATTTTTGAAGAATGATCAAGTAGTGGTGGTGGCCATGGATGCACATGAGGAAAATGATGCCCACTTTGAGTTATGGCCTGCCCATAATGTGGCTGGAACTAAGGGACAAGAGCTTTATGGAGATTTGTTAGCTTGGTTTAAGGAACACGAGGCTCATCCGAATGTCATCTACCAACCGAAAACGAACTATAATGCTTTCTTTAATACAAATTTAGCCGAGAAGCTAAAAGATTTAGGTGTTCAAAAAGTTCATGTTGTGGGTGTTTGTACGGACATTTGTGATTTTTTAACGGTGGCAGGAGCGGATGCAGAAGGCTTTACAACAGCCATCCATAAACGCGGCGTTGCAACATTTACCGACTTGGGTGATACATTTATCAATCATATGAAGACTTGTTTCTTTACAGAAATAATTGAATAA
- a CDS encoding UV damage repair protein UvrX, which produces MCGNALKIDEYRGADAFKIYDQAPNRSIICIDMRCFFASCMAMLENLDPLKVPIAVVGNFQQKGSIVLAASPPMKKRFGIKTGSRLFEIPKHHDIRLFEPKMEFFVQMSMAITDLINQFVPKEAIHVYSIDESFVDLSGTEKLWGPPEETAKFIQDSILRQFQIPSAVGMGPNMLMAKLALDLDAKKTGFAKWTYEDVPKKLWPISPLSEMWGIGRRTELSLNNMGIFTIGDLAHANLKTLEDRFGIMGNQLYYHAWGVDLSPLGAPLAQGQISFGKGQVLMRDYRSREEILTVILEMCEDIGRRAREAGQAGRTITLGLSYSKDAFGGGFNRARTIDEPTNDTMKIFKVCKELFDEYYAERPARQITISISKLESERSIQLSLFDNRKWKRRKLGATMDYLRAKHGSTAVLRAVSYTEAGTAVRRAELLGGHKM; this is translated from the coding sequence ATGTGTGGGAATGCTCTAAAGATAGATGAATACCGTGGTGCCGATGCTTTTAAAATTTACGATCAAGCACCAAATCGTTCAATTATATGTATTGATATGCGCTGCTTCTTCGCAAGCTGTATGGCGATGCTGGAAAATCTGGATCCACTTAAAGTGCCGATTGCCGTTGTCGGGAATTTTCAGCAAAAGGGAAGCATTGTGCTTGCTGCGTCACCGCCGATGAAAAAACGATTTGGCATCAAAACGGGCTCACGTCTTTTTGAGATTCCTAAACACCACGATATCCGCTTGTTTGAACCAAAAATGGAATTTTTCGTACAAATGTCGATGGCAATTACAGATTTAATTAATCAATTTGTCCCCAAAGAAGCAATACATGTGTATAGCATAGATGAAAGCTTTGTCGATCTCAGTGGGACTGAAAAGCTATGGGGACCTCCTGAAGAAACGGCTAAATTTATTCAAGACAGTATTCTGCGCCAATTCCAAATTCCGAGTGCGGTCGGCATGGGCCCCAATATGCTCATGGCAAAGCTTGCACTTGATTTAGATGCAAAAAAGACTGGCTTTGCGAAATGGACCTATGAAGATGTTCCGAAAAAACTTTGGCCAATTTCGCCCCTATCGGAAATGTGGGGGATTGGCCGGAGAACAGAGCTTTCCTTAAACAATATGGGGATTTTTACAATTGGCGATTTAGCTCACGCTAACTTAAAAACATTAGAAGACCGCTTTGGTATTATGGGCAATCAGCTTTATTATCATGCATGGGGAGTCGATTTGTCGCCACTTGGGGCACCGCTTGCACAAGGACAAATTAGTTTTGGGAAAGGGCAAGTGTTGATGCGCGACTATCGCAGTCGAGAAGAAATCCTTACAGTCATTCTTGAAATGTGTGAAGACATCGGAAGGAGGGCTCGAGAGGCTGGGCAAGCAGGGAGAACCATTACACTTGGCCTTAGCTATAGTAAAGATGCCTTTGGTGGCGGTTTTAATCGAGCCCGAACAATCGATGAACCGACAAACGATACGATGAAAATTTTTAAAGTATGTAAAGAATTGTTTGATGAATATTACGCAGAGCGACCAGCAAGGCAAATTACCATTAGTATATCAAAATTAGAATCGGAACGCTCCATACAGCTTAGTTTGTTTGACAATAGGAAATGGAAAAGGCGAAAGCTTGGGGCGACTATGGACTATTTGCGAGCAAAACATGGCTCAACGGCTGTTTTACGTGCCGTCTCCTATACAGAGGCAGGAACCGCAGTAAGGCGTGCAGAGCTGCTAGGTGGTCATAAGATGTAG
- a CDS encoding YolD-like family protein — MIRDRGNIKWNAMMLPEHVKLLREWHEKDDYVEKPELDEWALQELSEQLQIAFKDHTQVELKIWEAEHIFTVTGIISKLDDKKGTLYLEDGRKFPYHFIVGLTKYE, encoded by the coding sequence ATGATTCGAGATCGTGGAAATATTAAATGGAATGCAATGATGCTACCAGAGCATGTGAAGTTGCTGCGAGAGTGGCATGAAAAAGACGATTATGTTGAAAAACCTGAATTAGATGAATGGGCACTGCAGGAATTAAGTGAACAATTACAAATTGCCTTTAAGGATCATACGCAAGTGGAGCTAAAGATTTGGGAAGCTGAACATATTTTTACGGTAACAGGGATTATCTCTAAGCTTGACGATAAGAAAGGGACACTGTATTTGGAAGATGGGCGTAAATTTCCTTATCATTTTATCGTAGGTTTAACCAAATATGAATAA
- a CDS encoding KGG domain-containing protein: MANKRNNNDENGKMTVQEAGRLGGEATSKNHDREFYEEIGRKGGEATAESHGREFYEEIGRKGGEATADTHGKEFYQEIGRKGGEATAENHGEDFYEEIGRKGGEVTQNNNNTNSNNNDNNNRNNDSKMSREEAGRKGGEASRNSRSRKKNNK, translated from the coding sequence ATGGCTAACAAACGCAATAATAACGACGAGAATGGGAAAATGACTGTTCAAGAAGCGGGACGCTTGGGTGGAGAAGCTACCTCCAAAAATCATGATCGAGAATTCTATGAAGAGATTGGTCGCAAAGGCGGGGAAGCTACGGCAGAAAGCCACGGCAGAGAGTTCTATGAAGAAATCGGCCGAAAAGGTGGAGAAGCTACGGCAGATACTCACGGCAAAGAATTCTATCAAGAAATTGGTCGCAAGGGCGGAGAAGCTACGGCAGAAAACCACGGCGAGGATTTCTATGAAGAAATTGGCCGAAAAGGCGGAGAAGTCACTCAAAATAACAACAATACAAACAGTAACAATAATGATAACAACAACCGAAACAATGACAGCAAAATGAGCCGTGAAGAAGCAGGCAGAAAAGGCGGCGAAGCCAGTAGAAACAGTCGCAGCCGTAAAAAAAATAATAAATAA
- a CDS encoding integrase, which translates to MRNNMQDYYNDEYLYQLITSTIQAVGMDNELKQDESGINMTYNFISNCVGFDAKRLVEAWMEIEGFIPFEQYVRTLTMHELGHSIDREALQQSLDRTLEIMEIKESNSEIMLYTNEHLLSIILEEHEMNITFEETAWGNAKQLNEKAKLVDEVTFEMIKNHSLATYKNLYEEDLSIYRRVKEKSLQSV; encoded by the coding sequence ATGAGAAACAATATGCAAGACTACTACAATGACGAGTATCTTTATCAATTAATTACTTCTACGATTCAGGCTGTGGGAATGGATAATGAATTGAAGCAGGATGAGTCGGGAATTAACATGACCTATAATTTTATTAGTAATTGTGTGGGCTTCGATGCAAAGCGTTTAGTGGAAGCGTGGATGGAAATAGAAGGCTTCATCCCATTTGAGCAATATGTTAGAACGTTAACAATGCACGAGCTTGGGCATTCGATAGATCGGGAGGCTTTACAGCAATCGCTTGATCGAACACTAGAGATAATGGAAATCAAAGAGAGCAATTCAGAAATAATGCTATATACGAATGAGCACCTCTTGTCCATTATACTTGAGGAGCATGAGATGAATATTACCTTTGAAGAAACTGCCTGGGGAAATGCCAAACAGTTAAATGAAAAAGCCAAATTGGTGGATGAAGTGACATTCGAAATGATTAAAAATCATAGTTTAGCTACATATAAAAATCTGTATGAAGAAGATTTATCGATTTATAGACGAGTAAAGGAAAAAAGCCTGCAATCAGTATAA
- a CDS encoding L-threonine 3-dehydrogenase: MKKIIVTGALGQIGSELIVKLRDIYGEDNVLATDIRKPEDICGPFELLDVTDAKKMYDLSKNFEADTMIHMAALLSATAEKNPLFAWNLNMGGLMNALEVSRELDLQFFTPSSIGAFGPSTPKDNTPQDTLQRPTTMYGVNKVAGELLCDYYFTRFGVDTRGVRFPGLISYATPPGGGTTDYAVDIYYKAIEQGRYTSYIAEGTYMDMMYMPDALGAIVNLMEADGSKLKHRNAFNISAMSFEPSEIAAEIKKHIPSFKMDYNVDSVRQAIADSWPNSIDSSAAMEEWGFKAEYDLGKMTVDMLEKLKTKLNQRAIS, from the coding sequence ATGAAAAAAATTATTGTTACGGGTGCTTTAGGACAGATTGGTTCAGAACTAATTGTAAAATTACGTGATATATATGGTGAGGATAATGTACTTGCTACAGATATTCGTAAACCGGAGGACATTTGCGGACCGTTTGAATTGTTGGATGTAACAGACGCGAAGAAGATGTATGACCTATCCAAGAATTTTGAGGCAGATACAATGATTCATATGGCTGCGCTACTATCAGCAACAGCCGAAAAGAATCCACTATTTGCATGGAATTTAAATATGGGCGGTTTGATGAACGCTCTTGAGGTATCACGCGAGTTGGATTTACAATTCTTCACGCCAAGCTCAATCGGCGCGTTCGGTCCATCAACACCTAAGGACAACACACCTCAGGATACATTACAACGTCCCACTACGATGTATGGTGTCAACAAGGTAGCAGGAGAGCTGTTATGTGATTACTATTTCACTCGTTTTGGTGTAGATACGCGCGGCGTTCGTTTCCCAGGGTTAATCTCATATGCAACCCCTCCTGGTGGTGGCACGACGGACTATGCAGTAGATATTTATTATAAAGCAATAGAGCAGGGTCGTTACACATCGTATATTGCAGAGGGTACCTATATGGACATGATGTATATGCCAGATGCACTAGGGGCTATAGTAAATTTAATGGAGGCAGATGGTTCAAAGCTGAAGCATCGTAATGCCTTTAATATTTCAGCAATGAGCTTTGAGCCTTCGGAGATTGCAGCTGAAATTAAAAAGCATATTCCATCCTTTAAAATGGATTACAACGTAGATTCTGTCCGTCAAGCAATTGCAGACAGCTGGCCAAATTCTATTGATTCTTCAGCAGCTATGGAAGAATGGGGCTTCAAAGCAGAATATGATTTAGGAAAAATGACAGTTGATATGCTTGAGAAGTTAAAAACAAAATTAAATCAAAGAGCGATTTCATAA
- a CDS encoding VOC family protein, with product MIKGIYEAHLPVSNLDVSIEFYKKLGLELAYQQEKLAFFWIVKGESWLGLWESEEAQLPYHPSIRHLAFKVDSEDLQNSKKWLEELDIPIRTSFGFTEEKQPLVLPNNPHAHGAIYFSDPDGNSIELICPLRLDVNEEFKMMTLEEWKARYKGKASLGSR from the coding sequence ATGATTAAAGGAATATATGAAGCTCATTTACCGGTAAGTAATTTAGATGTTTCAATCGAGTTCTATAAAAAATTAGGGTTGGAATTGGCCTATCAACAAGAAAAATTAGCATTTTTCTGGATAGTAAAAGGAGAAAGCTGGTTAGGTCTTTGGGAAAGTGAGGAAGCACAACTACCATATCATCCATCTATTCGTCATCTAGCATTTAAGGTAGATAGTGAGGATTTACAGAATTCAAAGAAATGGTTGGAAGAATTAGATATACCGATTCGTACCTCGTTTGGATTTACGGAAGAAAAACAACCGCTTGTACTACCAAATAATCCACATGCACATGGTGCAATTTATTTTTCAGATCCAGATGGAAACTCAATTGAATTGATTTGTCCACTTCGTCTTGATGTGAATGAAGAATTTAAAATGATGACCTTGGAAGAATGGAAAGCAAGATATAAAGGAAAGGCATCACTTGGAAGTCGGTGA
- the trpA gene encoding tryptophan synthase subunit alpha produces the protein MSQLKEAILSVTSSGDKAFIPYIMAGDGGLEKLKPTILKLQQLGVTAIEVGIPFTDPVADGPTIERAGERALASGTNLRKVIDTLTSFADDITVPLVAMTYLNPILAYGVEKFAADANLAGIRGLIIPDMPLEESEIVHPSLSNAGISLVQLVSLTSTPERMARLTKSSEGFIYAVTVNGITGARSSFANELVEHFNKIQSYTDTPVLAGFGISTSNHVKDFGSFCSGVIVGSKIVDSLVNDDWATIEALVCASKVAAVK, from the coding sequence ATGAGTCAATTAAAAGAAGCTATATTATCAGTTACCTCTTCTGGCGATAAAGCCTTTATTCCTTATATAATGGCCGGTGACGGAGGTTTGGAGAAATTAAAGCCTACAATATTAAAGCTCCAACAGCTAGGGGTTACTGCAATTGAAGTAGGGATTCCATTTACTGATCCTGTTGCAGACGGTCCAACTATTGAAAGAGCTGGTGAACGCGCTTTAGCAAGCGGAACGAATCTACGAAAAGTAATTGATACTTTAACTAGCTTTGCAGATGATATTACAGTTCCACTTGTTGCCATGACCTATTTAAATCCAATTTTAGCTTACGGAGTGGAGAAGTTTGCTGCCGACGCAAATCTTGCAGGGATTCGCGGATTAATCATCCCTGACATGCCTTTGGAGGAAAGCGAAATTGTTCACCCTTCCCTTTCTAACGCTGGCATTTCGCTTGTACAACTTGTTTCCTTAACCAGTACTCCTGAGCGAATGGCGCGGTTAACGAAGTCAAGTGAAGGTTTCATCTATGCAGTCACTGTAAATGGCATTACAGGTGCTCGTTCAAGCTTTGCTAATGAATTAGTAGAACATTTCAATAAAATTCAATCTTATACAGACACACCTGTCTTAGCTGGTTTCGGTATCTCAACTTCGAATCATGTAAAAGACTTCGGCTCATTTTGTAGCGGGGTTATTGTTGGTAGTAAAATTGTCGATAGCCTAGTAAATGATGATTGGGCTACAATTGAAGCATTAGTTTGCGCCTCGAAGGTTGCTGCTGTAAAGTAA
- the trpB gene encoding tryptophan synthase subunit beta, translated as MTTEVKGRFGRFGGQFVPETLMTALQELDEAYDKVKNDETFQEELRYYLKNYVGRQTPLYFAERLTQECGGAKIYLKREDLNHTGAHKINNALGQALLAKRMGKKKIVAETGAGQHGVATATACALLNLECIVYMGAEDVKRQALNVFRMELLGTKVVAVDKGSATLKDAVNEALRHWVTNIEDTHYILGSAMGPHPFPTIVRDFQRVIGDETRAQVLELENRLPDAVVACIGGGSNSIGMFYPFVEDKDVALYGVEAAGKGIETGKHAAAIHVGQTGVLHGAFMYLLQDENGFVQEAHSISAGLDYPGVGPEHCYLHDIGRATYGNVTDEEALEGLKLLCRTEGILPALESAHAVFFASQLAKSMSPDDILVICLSGRGDKDVHTISEALGGDLG; from the coding sequence ATGACAACTGAAGTAAAAGGACGTTTTGGGCGTTTCGGTGGACAGTTTGTTCCGGAAACATTAATGACAGCTCTGCAAGAACTAGATGAAGCTTACGACAAAGTGAAAAATGACGAAACTTTCCAAGAAGAACTTCGCTATTACTTAAAAAACTATGTCGGCCGACAAACCCCTCTTTATTTTGCAGAACGATTAACACAAGAGTGCGGTGGAGCAAAAATTTACTTAAAACGTGAGGATCTTAATCATACAGGTGCCCATAAAATTAATAACGCTCTTGGTCAGGCACTACTAGCAAAACGAATGGGCAAGAAAAAAATCGTTGCTGAAACCGGGGCTGGCCAACATGGTGTTGCTACTGCGACAGCCTGTGCCCTCCTGAACCTGGAATGTATCGTCTACATGGGGGCCGAGGACGTTAAGCGACAGGCTTTAAATGTTTTCCGTATGGAGCTGCTTGGTACAAAAGTCGTGGCGGTTGATAAAGGTTCTGCCACATTAAAGGATGCTGTTAATGAAGCATTACGTCACTGGGTAACAAATATTGAAGACACTCATTACATTCTAGGCTCTGCAATGGGCCCTCACCCATTCCCAACAATCGTTCGTGATTTCCAACGTGTTATAGGTGATGAAACACGTGCTCAGGTTTTAGAACTTGAAAATCGATTACCAGATGCCGTAGTTGCCTGTATTGGTGGAGGCAGTAACTCGATTGGCATGTTCTATCCATTTGTTGAAGATAAAGACGTCGCATTGTATGGGGTGGAGGCTGCAGGTAAAGGGATTGAGACTGGTAAGCATGCCGCAGCTATTCATGTTGGTCAAACTGGTGTATTGCATGGTGCCTTTATGTATCTTTTACAGGACGAAAATGGCTTTGTTCAAGAAGCTCATTCTATCTCAGCTGGTCTTGATTATCCAGGCGTAGGTCCAGAACATTGTTATTTACACGATATTGGCCGTGCAACATACGGCAATGTTACGGATGAGGAGGCACTTGAAGGCTTGAAATTATTGTGCAGAACAGAAGGAATCCTTCCTGCTCTGGAGAGTGCCCATGCCGTATTCTTTGCTTCACAGCTAGCAAAATCAATGTCACCAGATGACATCTTGGTTATTTGTTTATCTGGTCGTGGAGATAAAGACGTGCACACTATTTCTGAAGCACTTGGAGGTGACCTTGGATGA
- a CDS encoding phosphoribosylanthranilate isomerase — MVKVKICGLREEEHVQAAVEAGATWIGFMFAKSKRRISIERASELAKLIPSHIKKVGVFVNPTEQEVQDAVETVGLDYVQYHGSEDPTFITHLGYPSIKAISIRSFEDVEKARLYNVDYYLFDAPGTDYAGGSGHVFDWSLLDQLSIPKNRVILAGGLNSENITRSISQVEPFGVDVSSGVEKNGMKDSELIRQFIKAATTASVMK; from the coding sequence ATGGTGAAGGTAAAAATTTGTGGCCTTAGGGAAGAGGAACATGTTCAGGCGGCGGTTGAAGCTGGGGCTACATGGATTGGATTTATGTTCGCGAAAAGCAAACGCCGAATTTCTATTGAACGAGCGAGTGAGTTAGCTAAGCTGATTCCTTCCCACATAAAAAAGGTCGGTGTTTTCGTGAATCCAACCGAGCAAGAAGTACAGGATGCTGTTGAAACAGTGGGCCTTGATTACGTTCAATATCATGGAAGCGAGGACCCTACATTTATTACCCATTTAGGCTATCCTTCCATCAAGGCTATTTCGATTCGAAGTTTTGAAGATGTTGAAAAAGCGCGTCTCTATAATGTCGATTATTACCTTTTTGATGCGCCTGGTACAGACTATGCAGGTGGAAGTGGCCATGTGTTTGATTGGTCATTGCTGGATCAGCTCTCCATTCCAAAGAACCGCGTGATTTTAGCTGGTGGGCTGAATAGTGAAAATATCACTCGTTCCATCTCCCAAGTAGAGCCTTTTGGGGTTGACGTTTCAAGTGGCGTTGAAAAAAATGGGATGAAGGATAGCGAGTTAATTAGACAATTTATAAAAGCTGCAACAACAGCAAGCGTTATGAAATAA
- the trpC gene encoding indole-3-glycerol phosphate synthase TrpC gives MTILQKILDHKATLIPSLLAKEPTFEVEHKSRPSLYETLRKADALQVISEMKRASPSKGIINEGANPVELAKRYEQAGAACISVLTEEKFFMGSYQDLVAIANNVDIPILNKDFIVHEVQIDYAKAAGASVILLIVAALSDELLKAFYTYASVLGLDVLVEVHNEEELDRALAIHPKIIGVNNRDLKTFDLDLIQTEKLANKINAHEDIVFISESGIWNARDAERVAIAGARGVLVGESLMVSQNVEQALFSLQVPLPSLVKDVK, from the coding sequence ATGACAATTTTGCAGAAGATTTTAGATCACAAAGCAACGCTTATCCCTTCACTTCTAGCTAAGGAGCCAACATTTGAGGTGGAACATAAATCCCGCCCTTCCTTATATGAAACTTTAAGAAAAGCCGATGCGCTCCAAGTTATTTCAGAAATGAAACGTGCCTCTCCTTCAAAAGGGATTATCAACGAAGGGGCAAATCCTGTAGAACTTGCAAAACGCTATGAGCAGGCTGGTGCAGCATGTATCTCCGTTTTAACGGAGGAAAAATTTTTCATGGGGTCCTATCAGGATTTAGTGGCAATTGCAAATAACGTAGATATTCCGATTTTGAATAAGGATTTCATCGTCCATGAAGTTCAAATTGATTATGCCAAAGCAGCCGGTGCTTCAGTAATTTTATTAATTGTAGCAGCTTTATCGGATGAATTGCTAAAAGCATTTTACACATATGCCAGTGTACTGGGACTTGATGTTTTAGTTGAAGTTCATAACGAAGAAGAGTTAGATCGTGCTTTAGCTATTCATCCTAAAATCATTGGGGTGAATAATCGAGATTTAAAAACTTTCGATTTAGATCTGATCCAAACTGAAAAATTAGCAAATAAAATTAATGCACATGAAGATATCGTCTTTATAAGTGAAAGTGGAATATGGAATGCCAGGGACGCTGAACGAGTTGCCATAGCTGGAGCACGTGGTGTTTTAGTTGGTGAATCCTTAATGGTTAGCCAAAATGTAGAGCAAGCGCTATTCTCATTGCAGGTACCCTTACCCTCCCTTGTAAAGGACGTGAAGTAA
- the trpD gene encoding anthranilate phosphoribosyltransferase, whose translation MTIHFFTRHVKENENLSYEEMLQAAELIFNEETPKEAIAELLIALSKKGETTDEIAALATVMKSYALPLDLPEGNYLDNCGTGGDGLQSFNISTTSAFVLAANDVSVVKHGNRKISSASGSSDVLQALGIHTDFTTQDSVDLLNQTGITFLYAPNVHPRLKRIGEIRRAIGKPTIFNLVGPLTNPAHLTSQLVGINRPEFVRHYAEVLRILGRKRSVVVSGTQGMDEASLDQDNTLALLENGEIKSFQVDIAALGLTPAPVTALRGGTPAENAIILRDLLNGKQSAYFDAVLLNAGLALFANGKVSSVADGVVLARESILSGKALEKLDAVVEYSQTVLKERVV comes from the coding sequence ATGACAATCCACTTTTTCACAAGGCATGTAAAGGAAAATGAAAATTTATCCTATGAAGAAATGCTTCAAGCCGCAGAATTAATATTTAATGAAGAAACGCCAAAAGAAGCTATTGCCGAGCTATTAATTGCCTTAAGCAAAAAAGGTGAAACGACGGATGAAATCGCAGCTCTTGCAACGGTCATGAAGTCCTATGCCCTTCCATTAGACCTTCCCGAAGGCAATTATCTTGATAATTGCGGGACTGGCGGCGACGGTTTACAAAGCTTCAACATCAGCACAACATCCGCCTTTGTTTTGGCAGCGAATGACGTTTCAGTTGTCAAACATGGCAACCGTAAAATTTCCAGCGCTTCCGGGAGCTCAGATGTTTTACAAGCTTTAGGAATCCATACTGATTTCACGACCCAGGATTCAGTAGATTTATTAAACCAAACAGGCATCACCTTCCTTTATGCACCAAATGTTCATCCAAGATTAAAACGTATTGGAGAAATTCGACGCGCAATTGGAAAGCCAACTATTTTTAACTTGGTTGGTCCGTTAACAAATCCAGCCCATTTAACATCTCAACTTGTCGGAATTAATCGACCTGAATTCGTTCGTCATTATGCAGAAGTCCTTCGTATTTTAGGTCGCAAACGATCAGTCGTTGTTTCCGGTACACAAGGGATGGATGAGGCTTCACTGGATCAGGATAATACCTTGGCCCTTCTTGAAAACGGTGAAATTAAGTCCTTCCAGGTTGATATTGCAGCGCTCGGCTTAACCCCTGCCCCAGTCACTGCATTACGCGGAGGTACACCTGCGGAGAATGCCATTATCTTAAGAGATTTATTGAATGGGAAACAAAGTGCCTATTTTGATGCTGTTTTATTAAACGCTGGTCTTGCGTTATTTGCTAACGGTAAGGTGTCTTCTGTTGCAGATGGTGTTGTATTAGCCCGAGAGAGTATTTTATCTGGAAAAGCACTAGAAAAGCTTGATGCTGTCGTTGAATATAGTCAAACCGTACTAAAGGAGCGTGTCGTATAA